One Leifsonia shinshuensis DNA window includes the following coding sequences:
- a CDS encoding ABC transporter substrate-binding protein encodes MFKKRTLALAASVVAAGLLLAGCSGSGSGGGSTGTLKFYTDKAAWKPQFQSLNPTSQKDVKISLSTTGYSDENQYQAFVKQSFRTQQSPGLFTWATGDQLTQLVDQKLVADTSSIWKGAIADGSVSKDLEKYYTFDGKQYCVPMNIAYWVMYYNKKIFDKYGIQKPTTWKELMDDAAKLKQNGVTPFYQTSTLFTFPWFETLVAGTDPKLYNGLADGSVKYTDPRIVAIMNEWLAQEKKGWFSDPGSKTDPAQMLKQGDMAMINFGTFFGASLDGVGMKAGSDYDYFIIPSVDPSLSKTPVPVETGPMCVAQSSKQKDLGLAYSKWWMTPGAQTAWSNARGDVPFNPKAQVKDAGLKKLGQDVSGGNYQLVTRYFEAAPTPILNVALEEFGAFSANPGDPKPFLQKIQDAADKYWASKK; translated from the coding sequence ATGTTCAAGAAACGCACTCTGGCGCTTGCGGCGTCGGTCGTCGCGGCCGGCCTCCTGCTGGCCGGATGCTCGGGCAGCGGCTCGGGCGGCGGCAGCACAGGCACGCTGAAGTTCTACACGGACAAGGCCGCCTGGAAGCCGCAGTTCCAGTCGCTGAACCCGACGTCGCAGAAGGACGTCAAGATCTCGCTGAGCACGACCGGCTACTCCGACGAGAACCAGTACCAGGCCTTCGTCAAGCAGTCGTTCCGCACCCAGCAGAGCCCCGGACTGTTCACCTGGGCGACCGGCGACCAGCTCACCCAGCTCGTCGACCAGAAGCTGGTCGCCGACACGTCCTCCATCTGGAAGGGCGCGATCGCCGACGGCTCGGTCAGCAAGGACCTCGAGAAGTACTACACGTTCGACGGCAAGCAGTACTGCGTCCCGATGAACATCGCGTACTGGGTCATGTACTACAACAAGAAGATCTTCGACAAGTACGGCATCCAGAAGCCCACCACGTGGAAGGAGCTGATGGACGACGCCGCGAAGCTCAAGCAGAACGGGGTGACGCCGTTCTACCAGACCAGCACGCTGTTCACCTTCCCGTGGTTCGAGACCCTCGTCGCCGGCACCGACCCCAAGCTCTACAACGGGCTCGCCGACGGCTCGGTCAAGTACACCGACCCGCGCATCGTCGCGATCATGAACGAGTGGCTGGCCCAGGAGAAGAAGGGCTGGTTCAGCGACCCCGGCAGCAAGACCGACCCCGCCCAGATGCTCAAGCAGGGCGACATGGCGATGATCAACTTCGGCACGTTCTTCGGCGCGTCGCTCGACGGCGTCGGCATGAAGGCGGGCTCGGACTACGACTACTTCATCATCCCGTCCGTCGACCCGAGCCTGAGCAAGACCCCCGTGCCGGTCGAGACGGGCCCGATGTGCGTCGCGCAGAGCTCGAAGCAGAAGGACCTCGGCCTCGCCTACTCGAAGTGGTGGATGACGCCGGGCGCTCAGACCGCGTGGAGCAACGCGCGCGGCGACGTTCCGTTCAACCCCAAGGCGCAGGTCAAGGACGCGGGGCTCAAGAAGCTCGGCCAGGACGTCTCCGGCGGGAACTACCAGCTCGTCACGCGCTACTTCGAGGCGGCCCCGACGCCGATCCTCAACGTCGCGCTCGAGGAGTTCGGCGCCTTCTCGGCCAACCCGGGAGACCCGAAGCCGTTCCTGCAGAAGATCCAGGACGCCGCTGACAAGTACTGGGCGAGCAAGAAGTAG
- a CDS encoding carbohydrate ABC transporter permease yields the protein MSDARPQYRWAARGFIAPGVLLVSVLLYLPLLWTVFLSFTDYNGLGDPTWAGLSNYQTMFEDPDFLNSVFNTLLWVVGTLIVPVGLGLGLALLTFNLRGGVWLRLPFLIPYAISGIGVGLIWSFVLQSNGALDQALHFFGVAHTPRWLLDAPLNTIVMIVAAAWQGVGVNALLFTIGLQSIPKEPLEAARLDGARGFRLFGSILWPMLRPLTTVVIGLSIVASLKTFDIVLGMTKGGPGRVSETLALTMYNDTFVNSQYGLGSAIAVFLTVVTLLASILYLRQQLSKKNEL from the coding sequence GTGAGCGACGCCCGACCGCAGTACCGCTGGGCCGCCCGGGGCTTCATCGCCCCGGGCGTGCTCCTGGTGTCCGTCCTGCTCTACCTGCCCCTGCTCTGGACCGTCTTCCTGAGCTTCACCGACTACAACGGCCTGGGCGACCCCACCTGGGCCGGCCTCTCGAACTACCAGACGATGTTCGAGGACCCCGACTTCCTCAACTCGGTCTTCAACACGCTGCTGTGGGTCGTCGGAACCCTGATCGTCCCGGTCGGCCTCGGTCTCGGCCTCGCACTGCTGACCTTCAACCTGCGCGGCGGCGTCTGGCTGCGCCTCCCGTTCCTGATCCCCTACGCGATCTCCGGGATCGGCGTCGGCCTGATCTGGTCGTTCGTGCTGCAGAGCAACGGCGCCCTGGACCAGGCGCTGCACTTCTTCGGTGTTGCGCACACCCCGCGCTGGCTGCTGGACGCGCCGCTCAACACCATCGTGATGATCGTCGCGGCCGCCTGGCAGGGCGTCGGCGTCAACGCGCTGCTGTTCACGATCGGGCTGCAGTCCATCCCGAAGGAACCGCTGGAGGCCGCACGGCTCGACGGTGCGCGCGGCTTCCGGCTGTTCGGCAGCATCCTCTGGCCGATGCTGCGGCCCCTCACGACGGTGGTCATCGGCCTCTCGATCGTGGCCAGCCTCAAGACGTTCGACATCGTCCTCGGCATGACCAAGGGCGGCCCCGGCCGGGTGTCCGAGACGCTCGCCCTGACCATGTACAACGACACGTTCGTGAACAGCCAGTACGGGCTCGGCTCGGCGATCGCGGTCTTCCTGACCGTCGTCACCCTGCTGGCGTCCATCCTGTACCTGCGTCAGCAGCTCTCGAAGAAGAACGAGCTCTAG
- a CDS encoding carbohydrate ABC transporter permease, producing the protein MASTASRITRTTVLVLFGLIWLLPVYLLVINASKSPQNYDSNQSWIPNGADLLSNMAQAWQLSNLGDSIASTVLYAVVSPLIAVVVGAAAGFAIVALGLKRGFLAFVFIFGGTVFPLQMILLPLFDGYSRVGLFDTQIGMIIVYTAISIPFSAFVMRNFFTGIAHNVFEAAVMDGASTWRIFTRIYLPMASSALVAVFILQATFIWNDLLLGLTLAQSDNVRPIVTTLSGMQSTYGGAQLSTVLAAGILVSLPTVVLFLFTQKFFSRGLALGQY; encoded by the coding sequence ATGGCGTCCACAGCGTCCCGCATCACCCGCACGACCGTGCTCGTGCTGTTCGGCCTCATCTGGCTGCTGCCGGTCTACCTGCTCGTCATCAACGCGAGCAAGTCGCCGCAGAACTACGACTCCAACCAGTCCTGGATCCCGAACGGGGCCGACCTGTTGTCGAACATGGCGCAGGCCTGGCAGCTCAGCAACCTCGGCGACAGCATCGCCAGCACCGTGCTCTACGCGGTCGTCTCGCCGCTGATCGCGGTGGTCGTCGGAGCGGCGGCCGGCTTCGCGATCGTCGCGCTGGGCCTCAAGCGCGGCTTCCTCGCATTCGTGTTCATCTTCGGCGGCACCGTCTTCCCGCTGCAGATGATCCTGCTCCCGCTGTTCGACGGGTACTCGCGGGTCGGGCTGTTCGACACGCAGATCGGCATGATCATCGTCTACACGGCGATCTCCATCCCGTTCAGCGCGTTCGTGATGCGCAACTTCTTCACCGGGATCGCGCACAACGTGTTCGAGGCCGCGGTGATGGACGGCGCGTCCACCTGGCGGATCTTCACCCGGATCTACCTGCCGATGGCCTCCAGCGCCTTGGTCGCGGTCTTCATCCTGCAGGCGACCTTCATCTGGAACGACCTGCTGCTCGGCCTCACGCTCGCGCAGTCGGACAACGTCCGGCCGATCGTCACGACGCTGAGCGGGATGCAGAGCACCTACGGCGGAGCCCAGCTCTCGACGGTCCTGGCCGCCGGCATCCTCGTCTCGCTCCCGACCGTCGTGCTCTTCCTGTTCACGCAGAAGTTCTTCTCCCGCGGCCTCGCGCTCGGCCAGTACTGA
- a CDS encoding GDSL-type esterase/lipase family protein has protein sequence MIDVGLDPAQGSPVAIRGAVHLEHGERGILPRRVRPDQWSRIPDDFMLASVSECAGVRLAFRTAGTAIELDVVGTKMVPDEKAPLPVSLYELVVDGRLERTAESAGGARFVFTFERPDAYRVAGEPETLRFDGLPPGEKEVELWLPYSDEVELVGLRADAPVLPPSVPAGRRWLHHGSSISHGFIATRTSRTWPVAAARSAGVELTSAAFSGNAVLDQLTARTMRDTPADLISVKLGINVVNGDLMRARIFRSAVHGFLDTIRDGHPDTPLLVVSPIFCEPVEQLPGPTAQDPFRTDLWTISLGHAGELAEGKLSLSVIRDELERIVRQRSAEDPALFYLHGHRLYGPSDAERMPLPDNLHPGDDVQELMAGRFARIVFGPGGPFALRPGAAPA, from the coding sequence GTGATCGACGTCGGGCTCGACCCCGCCCAGGGCTCACCGGTGGCGATCCGCGGCGCCGTGCACCTGGAGCACGGCGAGCGCGGCATCCTCCCCCGGCGCGTCCGGCCGGACCAGTGGTCGCGCATCCCGGACGACTTCATGCTCGCGTCGGTGTCGGAGTGCGCCGGCGTGCGGCTGGCGTTCCGCACCGCGGGCACCGCGATCGAGCTGGACGTCGTCGGCACCAAGATGGTGCCGGATGAGAAGGCGCCGCTGCCGGTGAGCCTGTACGAGCTCGTGGTGGACGGCCGGCTGGAGCGCACCGCGGAGTCGGCCGGCGGCGCCCGGTTCGTGTTCACGTTCGAGCGCCCGGACGCCTACCGGGTCGCGGGCGAGCCGGAGACCCTGCGGTTCGACGGCCTCCCGCCCGGCGAGAAGGAAGTCGAGCTGTGGCTGCCGTACTCCGACGAGGTGGAGCTGGTCGGGCTGCGCGCCGACGCGCCGGTCCTGCCGCCCTCCGTGCCCGCGGGCCGGCGCTGGCTGCACCACGGCAGCTCCATCAGCCACGGCTTCATCGCCACCCGGACGAGCCGTACCTGGCCGGTGGCCGCCGCCCGGTCCGCCGGCGTCGAGCTGACGAGCGCTGCCTTCTCCGGCAACGCCGTCCTCGACCAGCTCACCGCGCGCACCATGCGCGACACCCCGGCCGACCTGATCAGCGTGAAGCTCGGCATCAACGTCGTCAACGGCGACCTCATGCGGGCGCGGATCTTCCGCTCCGCCGTCCACGGCTTCCTCGACACCATCCGGGACGGCCACCCGGACACACCGCTCCTCGTGGTCTCGCCGATCTTCTGCGAGCCGGTCGAACAGCTGCCGGGGCCGACGGCGCAGGACCCGTTCCGCACCGACCTGTGGACCATCTCGCTCGGGCACGCGGGCGAGCTCGCGGAGGGCAAGCTCAGCCTGAGCGTCATCCGCGACGAGCTGGAGCGGATCGTCCGGCAGCGGTCAGCGGAGGACCCCGCGCTGTTCTACCTGCACGGCCACCGGCTCTATGGGCCGTCCGACGCCGAGCGGATGCCGCTGCCGGACAACCTCCACCCGGGTGACGATGTGCAGGAGCTCATGGCCGGGCGGTTCGCACGGATCGTCTTCGGGCCGGGTGGCCCGTTCGCGCTCAGGCCCGGCGCGGCTCCGGCCTGA
- a CDS encoding alpha/beta fold hydrolase — translation MTGTALPIVAYGDPAAPPLVFLRGLPSEPGRARGLDALTERVIVSGPARSHRVHAVGRPARLQPGATMAEVADLYAAMLRRRFRTPAAIMGVSTGASIALQLAVDHPDLVGSLVVAAGAAALGANGRAVQRRYADLLSAGDPGATTELALATMDAPLLAPAVRIATRLLPGPADPDGLRALVEAEDGFDVRDRLSRVSAPALVVSGGRDFFYPLQLAAETVRGLPQATHVVYLNRSHAGVPLHPRFGRDVGDFLRRHARPAAERERVRPEPRRA, via the coding sequence GTGACCGGGACCGCGCTGCCCATCGTCGCCTACGGCGACCCCGCCGCCCCTCCGCTGGTCTTCCTGCGCGGGCTGCCGTCCGAGCCCGGCCGCGCCCGCGGCCTGGACGCTCTGACCGAGCGCGTCATCGTCAGCGGCCCGGCGCGCAGCCACCGCGTGCACGCCGTCGGCCGGCCCGCGCGGCTCCAGCCGGGCGCCACGATGGCGGAGGTCGCCGACCTCTATGCTGCGATGCTGCGCCGGCGGTTTCGGACCCCCGCCGCCATCATGGGCGTGTCGACGGGGGCGAGCATCGCCCTTCAGCTGGCCGTCGACCACCCCGACCTGGTGGGCTCGCTCGTCGTCGCCGCAGGGGCTGCGGCGCTCGGCGCCAACGGGCGGGCCGTGCAGCGCCGCTACGCCGACCTCCTGAGCGCGGGCGACCCCGGCGCCACCACAGAGCTCGCCCTGGCGACGATGGACGCGCCGCTGCTGGCCCCGGCCGTCCGGATCGCCACCCGCCTGCTGCCCGGCCCCGCCGACCCGGACGGGCTCCGTGCCCTGGTGGAGGCCGAGGACGGCTTCGACGTCCGCGACCGGCTGTCGCGGGTCTCCGCGCCGGCGCTCGTCGTCTCGGGCGGCCGGGACTTCTTCTACCCGCTGCAGCTCGCGGCGGAGACCGTGCGCGGACTCCCTCAGGCCACGCACGTCGTCTACCTGAACCGCTCGCACGCGGGCGTCCCGCTGCACCCGCGGTTCGGGCGCGACGTGGGTGACTTCCTCCGCCGGCACGCCCGGCCGGCTGCCGAGCGGGAGCGCGTCAGGCCGGAGCCGCGCCGGGCCTGA
- a CDS encoding sensor histidine kinase: MTAARTAGAPTPGRERARRLGLRPFRTWTLRSRVVLVVVAMLAVLGAVIGTISVLALQHYLMDRLDQQLTSALARGQHAADRIYGDQPTGPDVIGIVQTPGQQTGTFGVIRSGTELLYPVILSDRPPTSSDNQPVAPQRVPITTSALLTLPADQQPRTIDLGPTLGSYRIAAAQLDNGDSVIIGLPLSDVNATTQQLTIVIALVTLAGLIFAFLIASFVVRLAMKPLARVTETAEQVAHMPLDRGDVALSVRVPEEDTDQHTEVGKVGSALNRMLGHVASALTARQASEQKVRQFVADASHELRTPLASIRGYAELTRRSPHELPQDVTRSLGRIESEATRMTSLVEDLLLLARLDEGRELDRDPVDLSLLLIDALSDAHAAGPDHTWSIDLPEEPVEVLGDAPRLHQVVMNLLANARVHTPEGTKVVAALAVDLATREAVVTVSDDGPGIPDGLQSTLFERFARGDSSRNRATGSTGLGLAIVSAVVEAHGGTVTVASEPGSTVFTVRLPLAVEASPVPAPTEAEPYAPAEPTAFENPAPAVPAESIAPEGADRE, translated from the coding sequence ATGACAGCTGCCCGCACTGCGGGCGCCCCGACCCCCGGCCGTGAGCGCGCCCGGCGCCTCGGTCTCCGTCCGTTCCGCACCTGGACGCTGCGCAGCCGCGTGGTGCTCGTCGTCGTGGCGATGCTGGCGGTGCTCGGCGCGGTGATCGGGACGATCAGCGTGCTCGCCCTGCAGCACTACCTGATGGATCGGCTCGACCAGCAGCTGACCAGCGCCCTCGCGCGCGGTCAGCACGCGGCGGACCGGATCTACGGGGACCAGCCGACCGGCCCCGATGTGATCGGCATCGTGCAGACCCCCGGCCAGCAGACCGGGACCTTCGGCGTGATCAGGAGCGGGACCGAACTCCTTTACCCGGTGATCCTCTCCGATCGGCCGCCCACATCGTCCGACAACCAGCCGGTGGCTCCTCAGCGTGTCCCGATCACGACCTCCGCTCTGCTCACGCTCCCGGCGGACCAGCAGCCCCGCACCATCGACCTCGGGCCGACGCTCGGTTCGTACCGGATCGCAGCGGCCCAGCTCGACAACGGTGACAGCGTGATCATCGGCCTGCCCCTCAGCGACGTCAACGCGACCACGCAGCAGCTCACGATCGTGATCGCGCTGGTCACCCTCGCGGGCCTGATCTTCGCGTTCCTCATCGCCAGCTTCGTCGTGCGCCTCGCCATGAAGCCGCTTGCGCGCGTCACCGAGACCGCCGAGCAGGTGGCGCACATGCCGCTCGACCGCGGCGACGTCGCGCTGTCGGTGCGCGTCCCCGAGGAGGACACCGACCAGCACACGGAGGTCGGCAAGGTCGGCTCGGCCCTCAACCGGATGCTCGGCCACGTCGCGTCCGCGCTGACCGCCCGCCAGGCGAGCGAGCAGAAGGTCCGGCAGTTCGTCGCAGACGCCAGCCACGAGCTGCGCACGCCGCTCGCCTCCATCCGCGGCTACGCCGAGCTCACCCGGCGCTCTCCGCACGAGCTGCCGCAGGATGTCACCCGCTCGCTCGGCCGCATCGAGTCGGAGGCCACCCGGATGACCTCGCTCGTGGAGGACCTGCTGCTGCTGGCCCGCCTCGACGAGGGCCGCGAGCTCGACCGCGACCCGGTCGACCTGTCCCTGCTGCTGATCGACGCTCTGAGCGACGCGCACGCCGCCGGCCCCGACCACACCTGGAGCATCGACCTCCCCGAGGAGCCGGTGGAGGTGCTGGGCGACGCCCCGCGCCTGCACCAGGTGGTGATGAACCTGCTGGCGAACGCCCGCGTCCACACGCCGGAGGGCACCAAGGTCGTCGCGGCGCTCGCCGTGGACCTCGCGACCCGGGAGGCCGTGGTCACGGTCTCCGACGACGGCCCCGGCATCCCCGACGGCCTCCAGTCGACGCTGTTCGAGCGCTTCGCCCGTGGCGACAGCAGCCGCAACCGCGCGACCGGATCGACGGGGCTCGGCCTCGCGATCGTGTCGGCGGTGGTGGAGGCGCACGGCGGTACGGTCACTGTGGCCAGTGAACCGGGGAGCACGGTGTTCACGGTGCGGCTGCCGCTGGCGGTCGAGGCGTCGCCCGTCCCCGCGCCGACGGAGGCGGAGCCGTACGCACCCGCTGAGCCCACCGCTTTCGAGAACCCGGCGCCCGCGGTGCCCGCAGAGTCCATCGCCCCAGAGGGAGCGGACCGGGAGTGA
- a CDS encoding response regulator transcription factor, with protein MGKVTINARAASGPSSQPRTLLRRADGSSIRVLVVDDEATLTDLLAMALHYEDWEVKTASNGQQALQLSREFKPDVVVLDIMLPDIDGLQVLSRMRADGNEAPVLFLTAKDSLDDRIAGLTAGGDDYVTKPFSLEELVARLRGLLRRSRAAVADQDDPVLIVGDLVLDEDSYEVHRDGDPIQLTATEFELLRFLMRNPRRVLSKAQILDRVWSYDFGGSSSVVELYISYLRKKIDAGRPAMIHTVRGAGYMVKAAQ; from the coding sequence ATGGGAAAGGTGACCATCAACGCCCGTGCCGCCTCCGGCCCCTCCAGCCAGCCTCGTACCCTCCTGCGCCGTGCCGACGGCAGCTCGATCCGCGTGCTCGTCGTCGACGACGAGGCGACGCTGACCGATCTGCTCGCCATGGCGCTGCACTACGAGGACTGGGAGGTGAAGACCGCGTCCAACGGGCAGCAGGCGCTGCAGCTGTCGCGCGAGTTCAAGCCGGACGTGGTCGTGCTGGACATCATGCTGCCGGACATCGACGGCCTCCAGGTGCTGTCCCGGATGCGTGCGGACGGCAACGAGGCGCCCGTGTTGTTCCTCACCGCCAAGGACTCCCTCGACGACCGGATCGCCGGGCTCACCGCCGGCGGCGACGACTACGTCACGAAGCCCTTCAGCCTGGAGGAGCTCGTCGCCCGCCTCCGTGGGCTGCTGCGCCGGTCACGCGCAGCGGTCGCCGACCAGGACGACCCGGTGCTGATCGTGGGCGACCTCGTGCTGGACGAGGACAGCTACGAGGTGCACCGCGACGGCGACCCCATCCAGCTCACTGCCACCGAGTTCGAGCTGCTGCGCTTCCTGATGCGCAATCCGCGCCGCGTGCTCAGCAAGGCGCAGATCCTGGACCGCGTGTGGTCGTACGACTTCGGCGGCTCCTCCAGCGTGGTCGAGCTCTACATCTCCTACCTGCGCAAGAAGATCGACGCCGGCCGCCCGGCGATGATCCACACCGTGCGCGGCGCCGGCTACATGGTGAAGGCCGCGCAATGA
- a CDS encoding type II toxin-antitoxin system HipA family toxin, whose translation MTSIDAYVDLAGTALPAGRLHTSLRRGRVSSTFTYDAAFLADGSAYAIDPALPLTRGAWPVRGSLPGSFLDAAPDRWGRNLISRRARAAAAAEGRPAPQLDDRDFLLGVSDLTRQGALRFRTPDDEAFQHPSPDVPALIQLPRLLRASETVVRDGDRDLAAVKALLDAGTGSLGGARPKASVRDGAELAIAKFPHQDDSWDVMAWEKTALDLAASAGVTVAASELLEIEGRSVLVVRRFDRAGEERVGYISAMTLVQGADGDARDYLEVADAMTTVSDRTADDLAQLWRRIAFSAAIHNTDDHLRNLGYVRHRAGWRLSPAFDLNPNPNIAARRVTSIAGRSELGTERAGLLQAAPDFGLTEDAARRILVEVIDAVRGWRQTARANRIALSEIETFTPVFESALTSLAA comes from the coding sequence ATGACCTCCATCGATGCGTACGTCGACCTGGCCGGGACCGCATTGCCGGCTGGGCGGCTCCATACCTCGCTCCGGCGTGGCCGGGTGAGCTCCACCTTCACGTACGACGCGGCATTCCTGGCCGACGGATCCGCGTACGCGATCGATCCCGCCCTGCCGCTCACGCGAGGCGCGTGGCCGGTTCGAGGCAGTCTGCCTGGGTCGTTTCTCGATGCGGCTCCCGACCGCTGGGGCCGGAACCTGATCAGCCGGCGGGCCCGGGCGGCGGCGGCGGCCGAGGGACGTCCGGCCCCTCAGCTGGATGACCGCGACTTCCTCCTCGGCGTGAGCGATCTGACCAGGCAAGGCGCGCTGCGCTTCCGGACGCCGGACGACGAGGCGTTCCAGCATCCGTCGCCGGACGTGCCCGCGCTGATCCAACTGCCACGGCTTCTCCGTGCGTCGGAGACGGTGGTGCGTGACGGCGATCGAGATCTCGCCGCGGTCAAGGCGCTGCTCGACGCTGGCACCGGGTCGCTCGGCGGCGCCCGACCGAAAGCCTCGGTTCGCGACGGCGCAGAGCTCGCCATCGCCAAGTTCCCCCACCAGGACGACTCGTGGGATGTGATGGCGTGGGAGAAGACCGCACTCGACCTGGCCGCGTCCGCCGGCGTCACGGTCGCGGCCTCCGAGCTTCTCGAGATCGAGGGCCGTTCGGTCCTGGTCGTCCGCAGATTCGATCGCGCCGGCGAGGAACGCGTCGGATACATCAGTGCGATGACGCTCGTCCAGGGAGCGGACGGCGACGCGCGCGACTATCTGGAGGTCGCCGACGCGATGACGACGGTCAGCGACCGGACGGCCGACGACCTCGCTCAGCTGTGGCGCCGCATCGCGTTCTCGGCCGCCATCCACAACACGGACGACCATCTTCGCAACCTCGGATACGTGCGGCACCGGGCCGGGTGGCGACTGTCGCCCGCCTTCGATCTGAATCCCAATCCGAACATCGCCGCCCGACGGGTGACGTCGATCGCCGGCAGAAGCGAGCTCGGAACGGAACGGGCCGGTCTGCTGCAGGCCGCCCCGGATTTCGGCCTCACGGAGGACGCGGCCCGGCGCATCCTTGTCGAGGTGATCGACGCCGTGCGTGGCTGGCGCCAGACTGCGCGTGCGAATCGCATCGCGCTGTCCGAAATCGAGACGTTCACTCCGGTGTTCGAGTCCGCACTCACGTCGCTCGCGGCGTGA
- a CDS encoding helix-turn-helix domain-containing protein: MSRPTPPVVARAAADIGEQFAAWRKLLGLTSLQVAERAGIGRSTLIKIEAGDPSVNFGAVLRVARALGFLEAVVSATDPYETDLGRARADQTLPKRVR; encoded by the coding sequence ATGAGTAGGCCGACCCCTCCCGTCGTGGCACGCGCGGCTGCCGATATCGGCGAGCAGTTCGCGGCGTGGCGCAAGCTGCTCGGCCTCACGTCGCTCCAGGTGGCCGAGCGCGCGGGAATCGGGCGAAGCACCCTCATCAAGATCGAGGCCGGCGACCCCTCCGTCAACTTCGGAGCAGTGCTGCGCGTCGCGCGGGCGCTGGGGTTCCTGGAGGCCGTGGTGTCGGCGACGGATCCGTATGAGACCGACCTCGGCCGCGCGCGGGCGGACCAGACGCTGCCGAAGCGGGTGCGATGA
- a CDS encoding ABC transporter permease, whose translation MFGTYLRRELLNRRKQTVIIAIGMALAIALVIIVNAVSAGVKDAQASVLQSVYGVGTDITITQPATAQNATAQQGAGGGPRFDFGANQGTDTGSGRQVNTSRLEPTRGATVMDAATLTTAKKVQNVQSAAAVLSLTNTSFSGTLPNFQQLRQQREAGGGSTASTPPPTGGADGAGGSSFTVDSFSVMGLDPAGKSVGPLSSVTLSSGRTFTAADKAADVVVLDAAYAKTASKAVGDTVTIGGTDFKVIGIVSATGADSTTAANAYIPLGVAQTLSGQTSKVSSVYITAASSSDIDQIKADLTKAIPGATVSTQADLASSVSGSLGSAGQLIANLGTWLSVIVLAAAFLIAILFTISGVTRRTREFGTLKAIGWSNRRITGQVAGESIVQGLIGGIIGVAVGLIGVWIVNIVSPTLTGSIGSGFANAAGRGTGGVGTGGTGTEGAGTGGGFGGGGFGGGTGGGGAFAGVRRAASQTTADIALHAPITVWIIVGAVALAILGGLIAGAIGGWRASRLRPAAALRSVA comes from the coding sequence ATGTTCGGGACATATCTGCGGCGCGAGCTCCTCAATCGCCGCAAGCAGACGGTCATCATCGCGATCGGCATGGCCCTCGCGATCGCGCTCGTCATCATCGTCAACGCGGTCTCCGCCGGGGTCAAGGACGCGCAGGCGAGCGTGCTGCAGTCCGTCTACGGCGTCGGGACCGACATCACCATCACGCAGCCGGCCACCGCGCAGAACGCGACCGCCCAGCAGGGCGCAGGCGGCGGGCCCCGCTTCGACTTCGGCGCCAACCAGGGCACTGACACCGGCAGCGGCCGCCAGGTGAACACCTCCCGGCTGGAGCCCACCCGTGGCGCGACGGTGATGGACGCGGCGACGCTGACCACGGCCAAGAAGGTCCAGAACGTGCAGTCCGCGGCCGCCGTGCTGTCGCTGACCAACACCAGCTTCAGCGGCACGCTCCCGAACTTCCAGCAGCTGCGCCAGCAGCGTGAGGCCGGTGGCGGCTCGACCGCCTCCACCCCTCCGCCCACCGGTGGTGCGGACGGCGCGGGCGGCAGCTCGTTCACGGTCGACTCGTTCTCGGTGATGGGTCTCGACCCGGCCGGCAAGTCGGTCGGACCGCTCTCCTCCGTGACGCTGTCCAGCGGCCGCACCTTCACCGCAGCGGACAAGGCGGCCGACGTCGTCGTGCTCGACGCCGCGTACGCCAAGACCGCGTCCAAGGCGGTCGGTGACACCGTCACGATCGGCGGCACCGACTTCAAGGTGATCGGCATCGTCTCCGCGACCGGCGCCGACTCCACCACCGCCGCGAACGCGTACATCCCGCTCGGCGTCGCCCAGACGCTCTCCGGACAGACCTCGAAGGTCTCCTCGGTCTACATCACGGCGGCGTCCTCCAGCGACATCGACCAGATCAAGGCCGACCTGACCAAGGCCATCCCCGGCGCGACCGTCAGCACGCAGGCCGACCTGGCCTCCAGCGTCTCCGGCTCGCTCGGCAGCGCCGGCCAGCTCATCGCCAACCTCGGCACCTGGCTCTCGGTGATCGTGCTGGCGGCGGCGTTCCTGATCGCCATCCTGTTCACCATCTCCGGCGTCACCCGCCGCACCCGCGAGTTCGGCACCCTCAAGGCGATCGGCTGGTCCAACCGCCGCATCACCGGCCAGGTCGCCGGCGAGTCGATCGTGCAGGGCCTGATCGGCGGCATCATCGGCGTCGCCGTCGGACTCATCGGCGTGTGGATCGTCAACATCGTCTCCCCGACCCTGACCGGCAGCATCGGCTCCGGCTTCGCCAATGCTGCCGGTCGGGGCACGGGTGGAGTCGGCACCGGCGGTACCGGCACCGAGGGCGCCGGGACCGGCGGCGGCTTCGGCGGCGGCGGCTTCGGCGGCGGGACCGGGGGCGGCGGCGCGTTCGCCGGCGTCCGCCGGGCCGCCTCGCAGACCACGGCCGACATCGCCCTGCACGCGCCGATCACCGTGTGGATCATCGTCGGCGCCGTCGCGCTCGCCATCCTCGGCGGTCTCATCGCCGGTGCGATCGGCGGCTGGCGCGCCTCCCGTCTCCGTCCCGCCGCCGCCCTGCGCTCGGTCGCCTGA